In one window of Gemmatimonadaceae bacterium DNA:
- a CDS encoding Ig-like domain-containing protein, whose translation MCSVHAASINHAADAITRVAVIGSLLLLSACGGGDSTAPPTPPPPTATAVVVVSGANQHARITRTLSDPIVVLAQSAAGAAVSGASVTFAASGGLVDPASAITDGAGRATVRWTLGATAGVQTLTVQLASGAGTPVALTATADPALDAIVTALDGDGQQAIVGTPVFIPPTVRVTDRNGAPIADVRVRFSPNAGSTVAVAEPRSDADGRATTGSWTMGSTPGTPQVTVTIIDADVVSSSTPPTFVATAVAVGGVATAPRRTYAVNTGASTSIRDTVTGWRVEFPAGGHGTLSVARVVGGPDLPDAGATRATVNFSGSERVEMAVTRPPGGELDGYFYGQVFDAATNGRDSVRWWGLPLQSVRGDTVVFLIQPNTSSAARSAARSASMRVAALTPSVTVGARPSVQAYATAPIPAGSSTSTKRGELRLQTQRAIDWWLANLSVADAARLRTAMAERPYTLSAGATGDGYYWCSLFTGYVPTIYYNISLPDFPHAASHEVTHYVTHMLVGDARYNELLSYAATGFHDLGFVTNGFRRSLIEEYSHFADFSINGTLTKWDLRSLTPNLSVREMMGTTPTATDFPSLEGFGGAMLAALTRTGADTLVYDHYGPLSRSRAPALGVGIASLLGVLADGPRTPDELRIALQGLAGSEQALAAVLEPAGWSYNALGRLLDDRGLPVAGVEVASVVKVGSSEYTTGKRLTLADGRFFLPRLYPGTSRLRMYRAKTNGGLDSVDLGPYTVPWSTNTSQTITMADVRVATYGYTSLSVSIGDWIVMNSASPGQDWACPTTIGLNTSPWGPDIGPTLATLKFDGANFSASGSVPFVTDDWRATHTVSVHGTLRPGVGDTTWADIEGSYLGLVESLRYEFSSDPAPKWMITTDSRIQFRLHDVPLRKSGDVISGYLRQSVATSVFTSGSLYYMHNDWSHPEYRAVCQTTAIDPTKFMVNVYFN comes from the coding sequence ATGTGCTCCGTTCATGCAGCTTCCATCAATCATGCCGCTGACGCCATCACGCGCGTCGCCGTGATTGGCTCACTCCTGCTGTTATCGGCGTGCGGTGGCGGAGATTCCACGGCGCCCCCAACCCCGCCCCCGCCGACAGCCACTGCGGTGGTCGTCGTCTCTGGCGCAAATCAACACGCCCGCATCACACGCACGCTGTCGGACCCCATTGTCGTGCTTGCGCAGAGCGCGGCGGGCGCAGCCGTTTCCGGCGCGTCGGTGACATTTGCTGCCAGTGGCGGTCTCGTCGATCCCGCATCGGCAATCACCGACGGCGCGGGCCGCGCCACGGTCCGCTGGACGCTCGGCGCGACGGCAGGCGTTCAGACGCTCACCGTGCAGTTGGCTTCAGGAGCGGGCACTCCGGTGGCGCTCACGGCCACCGCCGATCCAGCACTTGATGCGATCGTCACCGCGCTTGACGGTGATGGCCAGCAGGCCATTGTTGGCACCCCGGTGTTCATCCCGCCTACGGTGCGCGTGACCGATCGCAACGGCGCGCCGATCGCCGACGTTCGTGTCCGATTTTCACCGAATGCGGGAAGCACTGTCGCGGTCGCGGAACCGCGTTCCGATGCTGACGGACGCGCGACGACCGGCTCGTGGACCATGGGGAGCACACCGGGGACACCGCAGGTGACGGTCACCATCATCGACGCTGATGTCGTGAGCAGCTCGACACCGCCAACCTTCGTCGCAACAGCCGTAGCAGTCGGCGGTGTGGCGACGGCGCCCAGACGTACCTACGCGGTCAACACGGGGGCCTCAACCTCGATACGCGACACGGTAACCGGTTGGCGGGTCGAGTTCCCGGCCGGTGGCCATGGAACACTGTCGGTAGCCCGGGTGGTCGGTGGTCCTGACCTTCCCGACGCGGGCGCCACGCGCGCCACTGTGAACTTCAGTGGATCCGAGCGTGTGGAGATGGCGGTCACACGACCGCCCGGTGGCGAGTTGGACGGCTATTTCTACGGACAGGTGTTCGACGCGGCCACCAACGGAAGGGATTCGGTGCGATGGTGGGGGCTTCCGCTGCAAAGCGTACGCGGCGACACGGTGGTGTTCCTGATTCAACCCAATACGAGTAGTGCTGCACGTAGTGCTGCGCGCAGTGCGAGCATGCGGGTCGCCGCCCTGACGCCTTCTGTCACCGTGGGAGCACGTCCCAGTGTACAGGCATATGCGACGGCACCGATCCCGGCCGGGTCATCGACGTCGACGAAGCGCGGAGAACTGCGTTTGCAGACCCAACGCGCAATCGACTGGTGGCTGGCCAATTTGTCCGTGGCTGACGCCGCGCGACTGCGGACGGCGATGGCCGAGCGGCCCTATACGTTGTCCGCCGGAGCGACCGGGGATGGGTATTACTGGTGCAGTCTGTTCACCGGCTACGTCCCCACGATCTACTACAACATCAGCCTCCCGGACTTTCCGCACGCGGCCAGCCATGAGGTCACACACTACGTGACGCATATGCTCGTGGGCGACGCGCGATACAATGAACTCCTGAGCTACGCGGCCACAGGGTTTCACGATCTCGGCTTCGTGACCAACGGGTTTCGCCGGAGCCTGATTGAGGAGTATTCACACTTCGCCGACTTCAGCATCAACGGCACGTTGACGAAGTGGGACTTGCGCTCGCTGACGCCCAATCTGAGCGTGCGCGAAATGATGGGCACCACGCCGACCGCGACGGACTTTCCCAGTCTCGAGGGATTCGGCGGGGCGATGCTGGCCGCCCTGACGCGCACCGGTGCGGACACGCTCGTGTACGATCACTATGGACCGCTGTCACGTTCGCGTGCGCCGGCCCTGGGCGTCGGAATTGCGTCACTCCTTGGCGTGTTGGCCGACGGTCCTCGCACACCCGACGAACTCCGTATCGCCCTGCAAGGGCTCGCCGGCAGTGAGCAGGCACTCGCCGCCGTGCTCGAACCCGCTGGTTGGAGTTACAACGCGCTTGGTCGACTGCTCGACGATCGCGGATTGCCGGTTGCGGGAGTCGAAGTCGCCTCGGTGGTCAAAGTCGGAAGTTCCGAATACACCACCGGGAAGCGGTTGACCTTGGCGGACGGTCGGTTCTTCCTGCCGCGTCTCTACCCCGGGACCTCACGCTTGCGGATGTATCGGGCAAAAACGAATGGCGGACTCGACTCCGTCGACCTCGGCCCGTACACCGTTCCGTGGAGCACGAACACATCGCAAACCATCACGATGGCAGACGTGCGCGTAGCGACCTATGGCTACACTTCCCTCAGTGTGTCGATCGGCGATTGGATTGTCATGAACAGCGCCAGCCCCGGTCAGGATTGGGCGTGCCCGACCACGATTGGCCTCAATACAAGCCCATGGGGGCCAGACATCGGGCCCACGCTCGCAACGCTCAAATTCGACGGCGCGAACTTTTCGGCCAGCGGCTCGGTGCCATTCGTGACTGACGATTGGCGAGCCACACACACGGTCAGCGTGCACGGAACGTTGCGTCCTGGAGTCGGTGACACCACCTGGGCTGATATCGAGGGTTCATATCTGGGACTCGTTGAGAGTCTGCGCTACGAATTCAGTTCAGACCCCGCCCCGAAGTGGATGATCACCACCGATTCGCGAATCCAGTTCCGTCTCCATGACGTGCCACTCAGAAAGTCTGGCGACGTTATTTCGGGCTACCTCAGACAGTCCGTTGCCACCAGCGTGTTCACATCAGGCTCGCTCTATTACATGCACAATGACTGGTCACACCCGGAGTATCGCGCCGTGTGCCAGACCACGGCCATCGATCCGACCAAGTTCATGGTGAACGTGTACTTCAACTGA
- a CDS encoding propionyl-CoA synthetase, which produces MHSRGALTAYDTAYAAATSDPETFWATAADSLHWDRRWDRVLDDRAAPLYRWFTGGELNTCYNAIDRHVLNGRAEQVAVIYDSPVTNTKRMITYRQLQGEVARFAGVLRSLGVQRGDRVVIYMPMTPETLVGMYACARLGAVHSVVFGGFAPHELAVRIDDAQPKVVLTASCGIEVQRVVPYKPLLDQALALATHQPSHCVVLQRDVLRCDLVAPRDIDWQVAAASAMPADCVPVKATDPLYILYTSGTTGSPKGVVRDNGGHAVALLWSMRNVYGIEPGEVFWAASDFGWAVGHSYIVYAPLLAGCTTIVHEGKPVGTPDAGEFWRVIEEHDVRVLFTAPTAFRAIKREDPKGVFFAKYDTSRLKALFLAGERLDPDTYHWARALLQKPVVDHWWQTETGWPVASNCLGLTPFPVKPGSPTKPVPGYVVEILDEDGNRLPANREGAVVIKLPLPPGTLPTLWRDDARYITTYLTKYPGYYLTGDGGYIDEDGYLFIMGRVDDIIIVAGHNLSTGSMEQALASHPDVAECAVIGVRDALKTQVPVGLVVLKADVTRSHAAIAAELVQLVRDQVGPVSNFKQVAVVARLPKTRSGKVLRKTMRAIADGDAWAVPATIDDPATLVEITSALKTLGLARGSGSSIGG; this is translated from the coding sequence ATGCATAGTCGTGGCGCGCTCACGGCCTACGACACGGCCTACGCGGCGGCCACGTCCGACCCCGAGACGTTCTGGGCAACGGCCGCCGACTCGCTGCACTGGGATCGGCGCTGGGATCGCGTGCTCGATGACCGCGCGGCGCCTTTGTATCGCTGGTTTACCGGCGGTGAACTCAACACGTGCTACAACGCCATCGATCGCCATGTCTTGAATGGGCGTGCTGAGCAAGTTGCGGTGATTTACGACAGTCCCGTGACCAATACCAAGCGCATGATCACCTACCGCCAACTGCAGGGCGAGGTGGCGCGATTTGCGGGGGTCTTGCGCTCGCTGGGCGTGCAGCGCGGCGACCGGGTGGTGATCTACATGCCCATGACGCCCGAGACGCTGGTGGGGATGTACGCTTGCGCGCGTCTGGGTGCGGTGCACTCGGTGGTGTTTGGCGGGTTTGCGCCGCACGAACTGGCAGTGCGCATCGACGACGCGCAACCGAAAGTGGTGCTCACGGCCAGCTGTGGCATCGAGGTGCAGCGGGTGGTGCCATATAAACCGTTGCTGGACCAGGCGCTCGCTCTGGCCACGCATCAGCCATCGCACTGCGTGGTGCTGCAGCGTGACGTGCTGCGGTGCGACCTGGTGGCGCCGCGTGACATCGACTGGCAGGTGGCCGCCGCGAGCGCCATGCCGGCGGATTGCGTGCCAGTCAAAGCCACCGATCCGCTGTACATCCTGTATACCTCAGGCACGACCGGGAGCCCCAAGGGGGTGGTGCGTGACAACGGCGGCCACGCGGTGGCGCTGCTGTGGTCGATGCGCAACGTGTATGGCATTGAACCCGGCGAGGTGTTTTGGGCGGCCTCGGACTTTGGATGGGCTGTCGGGCACTCCTATATCGTGTACGCGCCGCTGCTGGCCGGATGCACCACGATTGTGCATGAAGGGAAGCCGGTGGGCACGCCGGACGCCGGCGAGTTCTGGCGCGTGATAGAAGAACACGACGTGCGCGTGTTGTTCACTGCACCTACGGCATTCCGCGCCATCAAGCGTGAAGATCCCAAAGGCGTATTCTTTGCCAAGTACGACACGTCCCGGCTGAAGGCGCTGTTTCTGGCCGGCGAGCGACTGGACCCCGACACCTACCATTGGGCGCGCGCACTGCTGCAGAAACCGGTGGTGGACCATTGGTGGCAAACGGAAACCGGTTGGCCGGTGGCGTCAAACTGCCTGGGTCTCACGCCGTTTCCGGTGAAACCGGGCTCACCCACCAAGCCGGTGCCCGGCTATGTCGTGGAGATTCTCGACGAAGACGGCAATCGTCTGCCCGCAAACAGGGAAGGCGCGGTGGTGATCAAGCTGCCGCTGCCACCGGGTACGCTGCCCACACTCTGGCGCGACGACGCCCGCTACATCACCACCTATCTCACGAAGTATCCGGGGTACTATCTCACCGGAGACGGCGGTTACATCGACGAGGACGGCTACCTGTTCATCATGGGACGGGTGGACGACATCATCATCGTGGCGGGGCACAATCTGTCGACCGGTTCCATGGAGCAGGCGCTGGCGAGTCATCCGGATGTGGCCGAGTGCGCGGTGATCGGGGTGCGCGATGCGCTCAAGACGCAGGTGCCGGTGGGTCTTGTGGTGCTCAAGGCGGACGTGACGCGCTCGCACGCGGCGATTGCCGCGGAACTGGTACAGCTGGTGCGAGACCAGGTGGGACCGGTGTCGAACTTTAAGCAAGTGGCGGTGGTTGCGCGATTGCCCAAGACGCGGTCGGGAAAAGTGCTGCGCAAAACCATGCGGGCCATTGCCGATGGCGATGCGTGGGCCGTACCGGCCACGATTGATGATCCGGCGACCCTGGTGGAAATCACGTCGGCGCTCAAGACGCTGGGGTTGGCGCGTGGTTCAGGATCGTCGATTGGCGGCTGA
- a CDS encoding DUF2132 domain-containing protein, whose amino-acid sequence MTEPRRVDLLHGVTLKAMLEHLVERYGWDGLGDRIAIRSFTHDPSVTSSLKFLRKTPWAREKVESLYLHSAAHPRKTKRVEPADD is encoded by the coding sequence ATGACTGAACCGCGACGCGTCGATCTGCTGCATGGTGTCACCCTCAAGGCCATGCTCGAGCATCTGGTCGAGCGCTATGGCTGGGATGGCCTGGGGGATCGCATTGCGATTCGTTCGTTCACGCACGACCCAAGCGTGACGTCATCGCTCAAGTTCCTGCGAAAGACGCCGTGGGCGCGCGAGAAGGTTGAAAGCCTGTATCTGCATTCGGCCGCGCATCCCCGGAAGACCAAACGAGTGGAGCCGGCGGACGACTGA
- a CDS encoding PEP-CTERM sorting domain-containing protein, which translates to MIHAQVVTTGAWNTMVTPNNDLTPFWDGASSDGTNCNVGRFLLYTAGAGFGSCNNQKPTDPFVNANAGRLGTTASAPNGSFLGAATANAPVGFAFKAGSYQLEFLANIAAYGPPGQELWAFGAGSSGPVQIQKLYAVGSYPSALTSILGVTFATDWFLGARSAATGNPWLYSNDTNDPHYALFSERGATQDNDGYRYWAAFGDVPTGDHDFNDLVIQVQAVPEPSTWALMIFGLGALGLAARRRQRTM; encoded by the coding sequence ATGATCCACGCGCAAGTGGTCACCACGGGTGCTTGGAACACCATGGTGACGCCAAACAATGATCTGACGCCGTTCTGGGATGGCGCATCCTCGGATGGCACGAACTGCAATGTGGGTCGATTTCTGCTGTACACGGCCGGCGCGGGATTTGGCTCGTGCAACAACCAGAAACCCACTGATCCCTTTGTGAATGCGAATGCCGGTCGACTCGGGACTACGGCCAGTGCACCGAATGGTTCATTCCTCGGCGCCGCAACGGCAAATGCGCCCGTGGGTTTCGCGTTCAAAGCCGGCTCGTACCAGTTGGAGTTTCTGGCGAACATTGCCGCCTACGGACCACCTGGTCAGGAATTGTGGGCCTTTGGTGCCGGTTCCAGTGGACCCGTGCAAATTCAGAAGCTCTACGCCGTCGGTTCCTACCCGAGTGCGCTGACCAGCATTCTTGGAGTAACGTTTGCTACTGACTGGTTCCTCGGAGCGCGTTCAGCGGCGACGGGGAATCCTTGGCTGTATAGCAATGATACCAATGACCCGCACTATGCGTTGTTCAGCGAGCGCGGCGCAACGCAGGATAATGATGGATATCGCTACTGGGCGGCCTTTGGCGACGTTCCTACCGGTGATCACGACTTCAACGATCTGGTCATCCAGGTCCAGGCCGTCCCGGAGCCGTCCACGTGGGCGCTCATGATCTTCGGTCTTGGCGCGCTGGGACTTGCTGCACGTCGTCGTCAGCGCACGATGTAA
- a CDS encoding RnfABCDGE type electron transport complex subunit D: MDPMTEAAIATPIQPWRGLKRFFRTPKGLLILVLAVLIPLAAYGSGGMVVAPGVLAAALAAMLVDAPILRWRENAWEFPSGALLTGLLVAMVLSPHEPWHIAAVTAAVGVLSKYVVRGRSANVFNPAALALVATFYVFDTGQSWWGALPELPIAAIAALFATGLYITVRVNKMPAVLAFLGVYYLLITITAFTGDPAHVAELYREPDLHAALFFAFFMVTDPPTSPPKPRDQITFGVITAVVSYAVFELIGAAYFLLAGLLVANAWEAWRRYRVRAARTAQ; the protein is encoded by the coding sequence GTGGATCCAATGACGGAAGCGGCGATCGCGACTCCAATTCAACCCTGGCGCGGGCTCAAGCGGTTCTTCCGCACGCCGAAAGGATTGCTGATTCTGGTACTGGCGGTGCTCATCCCGCTGGCGGCGTACGGCAGCGGCGGCATGGTGGTTGCGCCCGGCGTGCTGGCGGCGGCATTGGCGGCCATGCTGGTGGACGCACCAATCCTGCGATGGCGCGAGAACGCCTGGGAGTTTCCCAGCGGGGCGCTGCTGACGGGGCTGCTGGTGGCGATGGTACTCAGCCCGCATGAGCCGTGGCACATCGCCGCCGTGACCGCGGCCGTGGGCGTACTCAGCAAGTATGTCGTGCGGGGCCGTTCCGCCAACGTCTTCAATCCGGCGGCGTTGGCGCTGGTGGCCACCTTCTATGTGTTCGACACCGGCCAGAGCTGGTGGGGCGCGCTGCCCGAGTTGCCGATTGCGGCGATCGCGGCGTTGTTCGCGACGGGGCTCTACATCACCGTGCGCGTCAACAAGATGCCGGCGGTGCTGGCATTCCTGGGCGTGTACTACCTGCTGATCACGATCACGGCGTTCACGGGCGATCCGGCACACGTGGCCGAGTTGTATCGGGAGCCCGATTTGCATGCCGCGCTGTTCTTTGCGTTCTTCATGGTGACCGATCCGCCAACGTCACCGCCCAAGCCGCGCGACCAGATCACGTTTGGCGTGATCACGGCGGTGGTGAGCTACGCGGTGTTCGAACTCATTGGCGCGGCGTATTTCCTGCTGGCGGGTTTGCTGGTGGCGAACGCGTGGGAAGCGTGGCGGCGGTATCGGGTGCGCGCCGCGCGAACAGCGCAATAA
- a CDS encoding GMC family oxidoreductase, whose product MASPNGFDYDWIIVGSGFGGSVAALRLSEKGYRVAVLESGRRHADHEYAASAWNLRRFLWAPQVGLRGILRLTPFRDIFIASGSALGGGSTVYANTLYRAKPAFFENPQWAGLEDWRTALQSHYDTAERMLGVQTVPFASGGQELLKEVGQHFGVADTFTRTPVGVFFGTPGETVSDPYFGGDGPDRTGCIKCGACMVGCRHGAKNTLLKNYLWFAEKRGAALVPDCQVTDIAPIGATDGSDGYRVTTQVPGAWLAKGRRTFTARGVIVAAGALGTNQLLIQCKASGSLPRLSDRLGELVRTNSESILAITLPDDARATWNDVAISASVHPRDDTHIEFCTYGQGGDFMSLLLAPLTGKGTRVTRPLMMLGSIARHPLRFLRGRWPFGWSKRTLVVLVMQTSDNAIAFRPKRGLFGRISLRTEQNPDKPNPTFIDVANECVEWLARHTGGVAQSSVFEATANIPTTAHILGGAPIGATAESGVVDARHQAFGYRNFLICDGAAMPANPGVNPALSITALAEHAMSFVPPAVV is encoded by the coding sequence ATGGCATCGCCAAACGGCTTCGACTACGACTGGATCATCGTCGGCTCCGGATTTGGCGGCAGCGTGGCCGCGCTGCGTCTGAGTGAGAAGGGCTATAGGGTGGCCGTGCTCGAGAGCGGGCGGCGACACGCCGACCACGAGTACGCCGCCTCCGCATGGAACCTGCGGCGCTTTCTCTGGGCGCCGCAGGTTGGGTTGCGCGGCATTCTGCGATTGACGCCATTTCGCGACATCTTCATCGCCAGTGGGTCGGCCCTGGGTGGTGGCAGCACGGTGTACGCCAACACACTGTATCGCGCCAAGCCGGCATTCTTCGAGAATCCGCAGTGGGCTGGTTTGGAAGACTGGCGCACGGCGCTGCAGTCGCACTACGACACGGCCGAACGCATGCTGGGCGTGCAGACCGTGCCGTTCGCCAGTGGCGGCCAGGAGTTGCTCAAGGAAGTCGGCCAGCACTTCGGCGTTGCGGACACCTTCACGCGCACTCCGGTTGGCGTGTTTTTCGGAACACCGGGAGAAACGGTTTCCGATCCATACTTCGGTGGTGATGGGCCGGACCGAACGGGCTGTATCAAGTGCGGTGCCTGCATGGTGGGCTGCCGACATGGAGCCAAGAACACGCTGCTCAAGAACTACCTGTGGTTTGCCGAGAAGCGTGGTGCCGCGCTCGTTCCCGATTGTCAGGTCACCGACATCGCGCCCATTGGTGCGACCGATGGCAGCGACGGCTATCGCGTGACCACGCAGGTGCCGGGCGCCTGGCTGGCCAAGGGTCGCCGCACGTTCACGGCACGCGGCGTCATCGTCGCGGCGGGCGCACTGGGCACCAACCAACTGCTCATCCAGTGCAAGGCATCGGGATCGCTGCCACGCTTGAGCGATCGGCTGGGCGAACTCGTCCGCACCAACAGCGAGTCCATCCTGGCCATCACGCTCCCCGACGACGCCCGCGCCACCTGGAATGACGTCGCCATCAGCGCCAGCGTCCATCCGCGTGACGATACGCACATCGAGTTCTGCACCTATGGCCAGGGTGGCGACTTCATGTCGTTGCTGCTCGCCCCGCTCACCGGCAAGGGCACGCGCGTGACGCGCCCGTTGATGATGCTGGGCAGTATCGCCCGTCATCCGCTGCGGTTTCTGCGTGGCCGCTGGCCCTTCGGGTGGAGCAAGCGCACGCTGGTGGTGCTGGTGATGCAAACCAGCGACAATGCCATCGCCTTTCGCCCCAAACGGGGCCTGTTCGGGCGCATCTCGCTGCGCACGGAACAGAATCCGGACAAGCCAAATCCGACATTCATCGACGTGGCCAATGAATGCGTCGAATGGCTGGCCCGTCACACCGGCGGCGTCGCCCAGAGCAGCGTGTTTGAAGCCACCGCCAACATTCCCACCACGGCGCACATCCTTGGCGGCGCCCCGATCGGCGCCACGGCCGAATCAGGTGTCGTGGACGCCAGACATCAGGCGTTTGGCTATCGGAATTTCCTCATTTGCGACGGCGCCGCGATGCCGGCCAATCCCGGAGTGAATCCGGCGCTCAGTATCACCGCACTCGCCGAACACGCGATGAGTTTCGTGCCGCCCGCGGTGGTGTGA
- a CDS encoding saccharopine dehydrogenase NADP-binding domain-containing protein, with the protein MGMRTHLLLYGATGYVGEATARFAVASGMRPILAGRNAGALQRLAGELGVEYRAFALDDPVAIDTALREVAVVLHCAGPFLHTYRPMVDACLRTGAHYLDLTGELPVYEAIAARDADAKSRGVMLMPGVGFDVVPTDCLAVHLKQRLPTATHLALAFRSKGPGGLPPGTQRTVIEMLAYGNRVRRDGRLERPTEPMKNRVVDFGQGPVTVTQMMWGDVFTAYYSTGIPNIEDYTVLPRAVQKQMRVLSVLRPLFRIGALRNLLKRGVKPGPTAAARAQTVTHVWGEVTDAQGGKAVSRLHGPEAGVEWTMRAALAVVKRVLGGQAPAGYQTPAMAYGADFVLECEGVTREDVVGEHA; encoded by the coding sequence ATGGGTATGCGTACCCATCTGCTGTTGTATGGAGCAACCGGATATGTCGGCGAGGCCACCGCGCGTTTTGCGGTCGCGTCCGGAATGCGGCCGATTCTGGCGGGTCGAAACGCCGGCGCGTTACAGCGCTTGGCGGGCGAGTTGGGCGTGGAGTATCGGGCCTTCGCCCTGGACGATCCGGTCGCGATCGACACGGCGCTGCGCGAGGTCGCGGTCGTGCTCCATTGCGCCGGTCCATTCCTTCACACGTACCGGCCCATGGTGGACGCGTGTCTGCGCACGGGCGCGCATTATCTGGACCTGACCGGCGAACTGCCCGTGTACGAGGCGATTGCCGCACGCGATGCGGACGCCAAGTCGCGCGGGGTGATGCTCATGCCGGGCGTTGGATTTGATGTGGTGCCCACGGACTGTCTGGCGGTGCATCTCAAACAGCGATTGCCAACGGCGACGCATCTGGCGCTGGCCTTTCGCAGCAAAGGCCCCGGCGGCCTGCCGCCCGGCACGCAGCGCACGGTGATCGAGATGCTGGCGTACGGCAACCGGGTGCGACGCGATGGACGACTGGAGCGACCCACCGAGCCCATGAAGAACCGCGTCGTGGATTTCGGACAAGGACCGGTGACCGTGACGCAAATGATGTGGGGCGATGTCTTCACGGCATACTACAGCACCGGCATTCCCAACATCGAGGATTACACCGTGCTGCCGCGCGCGGTGCAGAAACAGATGCGGGTGTTGAGCGTGCTGCGACCGCTGTTCAGGATCGGGGCGTTACGCAACTTGCTCAAGCGCGGCGTGAAGCCCGGTCCGACGGCTGCGGCGCGGGCACAGACGGTGACGCACGTGTGGGGCGAGGTGACTGACGCGCAGGGCGGGAAAGCCGTGTCGCGACTGCATGGTCCGGAAGCGGGTGTGGAGTGGACGATGCGCGCGGCGTTGGCGGTGGTGAAACGTGTGCTCGGCGGGCAGGCGCCGGCGGGATATCAGACGCCGGCGATGGCGTATGGGGCGGACTTCGTGTTGGAGTGCGAGGGGGTGACGCGGGAGGACGTGGTCGGTGAACATGCATAG
- a CDS encoding FAD:protein FMN transferase, producing MTRDEAYVCAHALMGTTVSVQVIGHGASQRARRDRQRGVDRAIGWFTHVESVCTRFDAHSELRRLSTRIGEAVPVSPLLFEAVQFALAVADASDGAFDPTVGHRMEARGFDQAHRTGARVASDISVAEDVSYRDVELDAEARTITLHRPLVLDLGAVAKGLALDMAARELAPLVNFALDAGGDLFLGGHNAAGDAWAVGLRHPHDTTQLLDTIHVTDTAVCTSGDYERPGHILHAVHGESPATMASATVVAPSAMVADALATAAYVLGPTDGIALLERHDVSGLLVTSTMDRYTTRAWIQ from the coding sequence GTGACGCGCGACGAGGCGTACGTGTGCGCCCATGCGTTGATGGGGACGACGGTTTCGGTGCAGGTGATCGGTCACGGGGCCAGCCAACGGGCACGACGCGATCGCCAGCGCGGCGTCGATCGGGCCATCGGATGGTTCACGCATGTCGAGTCGGTGTGCACGCGCTTTGACGCGCACAGTGAATTGCGTCGATTGTCGACGCGCATCGGTGAGGCGGTGCCGGTGAGCCCCCTGCTGTTCGAAGCGGTGCAGTTCGCGTTGGCGGTGGCGGACGCGAGCGACGGTGCCTTTGATCCCACGGTGGGGCATCGCATGGAAGCGCGCGGCTTTGATCAGGCGCATCGCACGGGTGCGCGGGTGGCCTCGGACATCAGCGTAGCGGAAGACGTGAGCTATCGCGATGTGGAGCTCGACGCCGAGGCGCGCACCATCACGTTGCACCGACCGTTGGTGCTGGATCTCGGTGCGGTGGCGAAGGGGCTGGCCCTGGACATGGCGGCGCGCGAGTTGGCGCCGCTGGTCAATTTCGCGCTGGACGCGGGCGGCGATCTGTTTCTGGGCGGACACAATGCTGCGGGTGACGCGTGGGCGGTTGGTTTGCGGCATCCACACGACACGACGCAACTCCTGGACACGATTCATGTGACCGACACCGCCGTGTGCACCTCCGGCGACTACGAACGACCGGGACACATCCTGCACGCGGTGCATGGCGAATCGCCAGCGACGATGGCCAGTGCCACGGTGGTGGCGCCGTCGGCCATGGTTGCCGACGCGCTGGCCACGGCCGCCTATGTGCTTGGACCGACCGACGGCATCGCCTTGCTGGAGCGCCACGATGTGAGCGGGTTGCTGGTGACGTCCACGATGGATCGCTACACGACGCGCGCGTGGATCCAATGA